The Leptospira koniambonensis genome window below encodes:
- a CDS encoding 30S ribosomal protein S1 has product MRTNPNQTPSISIRMSSQQDKSTFAEVFKQWEEKKNDEAEIRKDQVVEGKVVSVDNDNVYVAIEGLKQEGRIPRSEFDEKPEIGSVVTALVKRKESTDSGCVLSKKEADQRKGWEVVKDAFKNNYQVSGRLVNEIKGKGYIVNVEGSELFLPASQLSYKFSDGENYKGVELDFKVIEVNERTRSGVVSRKKLLDEVNNEKWDALALKVNVGDKVKATVSKIASFGVFCDLEGVVGLLRQRDISYKKFAPFKQYFTIGQEIELQILEMEKENNKLALGLKQLYEDPWVWAKRSLEKDMVIRGTVTSLTNFGAFVELKEGLEGLIHTSELTWAKKPPHPKELLKKSQEVEALILDIDFESRRLSLGLKQLQPNPWDALGPEVRVGNVLTGKVTGITKYGAFVEVENGIEGLIHISDITWDEKQKNPTSLLKKGEEVKYIILDINFDAQRISCGLKQLQEHPYEALRNRYPIGSVVQGKIKSIVDFGMFVEIEPGFEGLVHISEIPGGKDTNLAESYKPGDIVKCAVVKIDSKNKKISLSIKDFDKALEREEMAKYLKTSDTPSRESLGSFINSSLKS; this is encoded by the coding sequence ATTCGCACTAATCCCAATCAAACACCGAGTATTTCAATCCGTATGAGTAGCCAACAAGACAAGTCCACTTTTGCAGAAGTTTTCAAACAGTGGGAAGAAAAGAAAAACGACGAAGCCGAAATTCGCAAAGACCAAGTGGTCGAAGGTAAAGTCGTATCCGTAGACAACGATAACGTCTATGTGGCAATCGAAGGATTGAAACAAGAGGGAAGAATTCCCCGCTCCGAGTTCGACGAAAAACCGGAAATCGGATCTGTAGTTACAGCACTAGTAAAAAGAAAAGAGTCTACTGACTCTGGATGTGTTCTTTCTAAAAAAGAAGCCGACCAAAGAAAAGGTTGGGAAGTTGTTAAAGACGCATTCAAAAATAATTACCAAGTCAGCGGACGTTTGGTAAATGAGATCAAAGGAAAAGGTTACATCGTTAACGTAGAAGGTTCTGAACTTTTCCTTCCAGCTTCTCAACTTAGTTATAAATTCTCCGATGGAGAAAATTACAAAGGTGTAGAGCTTGATTTCAAAGTAATCGAAGTCAATGAACGCACCCGTTCCGGAGTTGTTTCCAGAAAAAAACTTCTAGACGAAGTGAATAATGAGAAATGGGACGCTCTTGCTCTTAAAGTTAATGTTGGGGACAAAGTGAAAGCTACTGTTTCCAAAATTGCAAGTTTCGGAGTTTTCTGTGATCTGGAAGGAGTTGTAGGACTTCTCAGACAAAGAGATATCTCTTATAAAAAATTCGCACCATTCAAACAATACTTCACCATTGGACAAGAGATTGAACTTCAAATTCTTGAAATGGAGAAGGAGAACAACAAACTCGCATTAGGACTCAAACAACTGTATGAAGATCCTTGGGTTTGGGCAAAACGTTCCTTGGAAAAAGACATGGTCATCCGTGGAACTGTTACTTCTCTTACTAACTTTGGCGCATTCGTAGAATTAAAAGAAGGTTTAGAGGGTCTGATCCATACTTCTGAATTGACCTGGGCTAAAAAACCTCCTCATCCAAAAGAACTTCTGAAAAAAAGCCAAGAGGTTGAAGCTCTTATTCTAGATATCGACTTCGAAAGCAGAAGATTATCTTTAGGTCTAAAACAACTTCAACCAAATCCTTGGGACGCTTTAGGTCCTGAAGTTAGAGTTGGAAATGTTCTTACCGGAAAAGTAACTGGTATTACTAAATACGGTGCGTTCGTAGAAGTGGAAAACGGCATCGAAGGCCTGATCCACATCAGCGATATCACTTGGGATGAAAAACAAAAGAACCCAACTTCTCTACTTAAAAAAGGAGAAGAGGTTAAATACATCATCCTAGACATCAATTTTGATGCTCAAAGAATTTCCTGCGGATTAAAACAACTGCAAGAACATCCTTACGAAGCATTAAGAAATCGTTATCCTATCGGTTCCGTTGTCCAAGGAAAGATTAAAAGTATCGTTGACTTCGGTATGTTCGTAGAAATCGAACCTGGTTTCGAAGGACTTGTTCACATCTCCGAGATCCCTGGTGGAAAAGACACCAACCTGGCTGAGTCTTATAAGCCTGGTGATATCGTAAAATGTGCTGTTGTTAAGATCGATTCCAAAAACAAGAAGATCTCTCTGTCTATCAAGGATTTCGACAAAGCTTTAGAAAGAGAAGAGATGGCGAAGTATTTAAAAACTTCCGACACTCCTTCCAGAGAAAGTTTAGGCAGCTTTATCAATTCTTCCTTAAAATCTTAA
- a CDS encoding tetratricopeptide repeat protein encodes MKRFEPKTGASITDIDPYPGLTGAERFFAILFSKIGENKKQVLFGVGVLFVTVLTVVSWNEYRAEQFRKGTLAIEKVEKELALSPMTEITDKIKKYETIASTYSSPSLDIRLSKTLGDLYAKNGEYQKAAEKLEFAGKKIDELPEVKAYYFYIAGNYRESANQLAEAESDYGVSVSLLSSRKNVSGFYAWSLYQAGRLKLQNGKKEEAVDLLKKVLDQDIASPSEEFKAVRELATYLLLKSSQGN; translated from the coding sequence ATGAAACGTTTTGAACCTAAAACAGGTGCTTCTATTACGGATATAGATCCTTACCCAGGTCTTACCGGAGCAGAAAGATTTTTCGCAATTTTATTCTCTAAGATTGGAGAGAATAAGAAGCAGGTTTTATTCGGAGTAGGTGTTTTATTCGTAACCGTACTAACTGTTGTTAGCTGGAACGAGTATAGAGCAGAACAATTCCGTAAGGGTACTCTTGCCATCGAAAAAGTGGAGAAGGAGTTAGCTCTTTCTCCAATGACCGAGATCACTGATAAGATCAAAAAATACGAAACTATTGCTTCTACATATAGTTCTCCTTCTCTAGATATCAGACTTTCCAAAACTTTGGGAGATCTATATGCGAAGAATGGAGAATACCAAAAAGCGGCAGAGAAGTTAGAATTTGCAGGTAAAAAGATAGATGAGCTTCCGGAAGTGAAGGCATACTATTTTTATATCGCAGGAAACTATAGAGAAAGTGCAAACCAACTCGCGGAAGCTGAATCCGATTACGGAGTTTCCGTTTCTCTTTTAAGCAGCCGCAAAAATGTTTCTGGATTTTACGCTTGGAGCCTTTACCAAGCAGGTCGTTTGAAACTACAAAACGGCAAAAAAGAAGAAGCAGTCGATCTACTCAAAAAAGTTTTAGACCAAGACATCGCTTCTCCTTCTGAAGAATTTAAAGCAGTTAGAGAACTCGCTACTTATCTTCTACTAAAAAGCAGCCAGGGAAACTAA
- the hisG gene encoding ATP phosphoribosyltransferase, protein MLTLALPKGRLAEESIELMLERGWLSGRPDPDSKELIYKDPKGKVRILLVRSQDVATYVEQNSADAGIVGWDVLLEGGYDLLLPLDLVIGKCRLSVAGPKGWSLSSGERKVRVATKYPNIAKEFFLKKGINCEVIKLYGSIELAPLVGLSDCIVDLVSTGGTLRANNLEEIEVIMESTARLVFNRSALYTKRAEVGEFLDSFERLVGSEKAR, encoded by the coding sequence ATGCTGACTTTGGCCCTTCCGAAAGGACGGCTTGCCGAAGAGAGCATAGAACTCATGCTCGAAAGGGGATGGCTTTCTGGCCGTCCCGATCCTGATTCAAAAGAACTTATATATAAAGACCCAAAAGGAAAGGTCCGTATTTTACTGGTCCGCTCCCAAGACGTGGCGACTTACGTGGAACAAAATTCTGCGGATGCTGGTATAGTGGGATGGGACGTATTATTGGAAGGTGGTTATGACCTTCTTCTTCCCTTGGACTTGGTCATAGGGAAATGCAGACTTTCAGTGGCTGGTCCTAAAGGTTGGAGCCTTAGTTCTGGAGAAAGAAAGGTCCGCGTAGCAACAAAATATCCAAATATCGCCAAGGAATTCTTCCTGAAAAAAGGGATTAACTGCGAAGTGATCAAACTTTACGGAAGTATTGAACTCGCTCCTTTAGTGGGTTTATCGGATTGTATCGTGGATTTGGTGTCCACGGGCGGCACTCTCAGAGCCAATAATCTGGAAGAGATCGAAGTTATTATGGAATCCACTGCGAGATTGGTATTTAACCGCTCCGCTTTATACACAAAACGGGCAGAAGTTGGGGAATTCCTAGATTCTTTTGAACGACTCGTAGGGAGCGAAAAAGCCCGGTAG
- the rpmF gene encoding 50S ribosomal protein L32, with product MAVPKRRKSKSKVRMKRAHHAIGKPNLVPCPNCNSFRPPHRICPVCGFYKDRVVVEPKVRKTSEEN from the coding sequence ATGGCAGTTCCTAAGAGACGAAAATCTAAATCAAAAGTGAGGATGAAACGGGCCCATCATGCGATCGGCAAACCGAATCTAGTTCCTTGCCCGAACTGTAATTCCTTCAGACCTCCTCATAGAATCTGCCCTGTTTGCGGTTTTTACAAAGACCGTGTAGTGGTGGAACCGAAAGTCAGGAAGACTAGCGAAGAGAACTAA
- the plsX gene encoding phosphate acyltransferase PlsX, translated as MWVAVDAMSGDYGPDRIVEGAVNAVNQDGRNVILVGKEEDISETLLKYEYDTNKIRIVHASEIIGMNDSPSIAVRAMEDSSVVQAAQLVADKTCVGMFSPGNTGATMAAALLYLGRIPGVLRPPIAAPIPREKGAPTLLLDAGANVDCKPEYLAQFAIMGEIYSRLIFNIHKPKVGILSNGEEDKKGNSVTVKAFEFIKKLPIDFVGNVEGRDLYGGGIDVDVVVCDGFVGNIVLKATEGLSKSIFAVLRESIAQSSLAQTGALLLKPTFTAIKKRLDYAEYGGALLLGVDGTCLIGHGSSNAHAVRNAIRVVVECAERDVNQRIKEDIEKAKF; from the coding sequence ATGTGGGTCGCCGTCGATGCAATGAGCGGCGACTACGGTCCTGACAGGATCGTAGAAGGTGCCGTTAACGCGGTAAATCAAGACGGTCGAAACGTCATTCTCGTTGGTAAAGAAGAAGATATCAGCGAGACCCTCCTCAAATACGAATACGATACAAACAAGATCAGGATTGTTCACGCCAGTGAGATTATAGGCATGAACGATTCTCCTTCCATCGCAGTGCGTGCTATGGAAGATTCTTCTGTTGTGCAGGCAGCTCAATTAGTCGCTGATAAGACATGTGTTGGAATGTTCTCTCCTGGAAATACTGGAGCCACTATGGCTGCTGCATTATTATATCTAGGCAGAATTCCAGGTGTTCTAAGACCTCCCATTGCTGCTCCCATTCCAAGAGAAAAAGGAGCTCCTACACTTCTTCTAGATGCAGGCGCAAACGTGGATTGTAAGCCGGAGTATTTGGCTCAGTTCGCTATCATGGGAGAAATCTACTCCAGATTAATTTTCAATATCCATAAACCAAAAGTTGGGATCTTATCCAATGGAGAAGAAGATAAGAAGGGAAACTCGGTCACAGTAAAAGCATTCGAATTTATTAAAAAGCTACCGATCGATTTTGTAGGAAATGTAGAAGGACGAGATCTTTACGGTGGGGGAATAGACGTGGACGTTGTAGTCTGCGACGGCTTTGTAGGAAATATAGTCCTGAAAGCAACTGAAGGCCTTTCTAAATCCATATTTGCTGTGCTCAGAGAAAGTATCGCTCAATCCAGTCTTGCACAAACAGGGGCACTTCTTCTTAAGCCTACATTCACTGCGATCAAGAAAAGATTGGATTATGCTGAGTACGGTGGAGCACTTCTTCTTGGTGTGGACGGAACCTGTTTAATTGGACATGGTTCTTCTAATGCACATGCAGTCCGAAACGCGATCCGAGTGGTGGTAGAATGTGCCGAAAGGGATGTGAACCAGCGCATCAAAGAAGATATAGAGAAGGCAAAGTTCTAA
- the fabG gene encoding 3-oxoacyl-ACP reductase FabG: protein MIDLKGKNAIITGAARGIGKATALKLAQAGANVVIADLNEEASKATADEIAKATGVKAIGVAVNVANAESAQAGIQAVVDNFGSIDVLVNNAGITKDTLMLRMKQEQWDAVIAVNLTGTFNCIQAAIKFMAKNPNGGSIINLSSIAGVNGNIGQTNYSASKAGVIGLTKAVALEMAGRKIRCNAIAPGFIATEMTDAIPEKIRTAMVAAIPLKRAGQPDDIANTIAFLASDISSFITGQLIEVNGGGFLPGVQA from the coding sequence ATGATCGATTTGAAAGGCAAAAACGCCATTATAACCGGGGCTGCCCGCGGAATCGGTAAAGCAACCGCTCTTAAACTAGCGCAAGCAGGCGCAAACGTTGTCATTGCCGACTTAAACGAAGAGGCAAGTAAAGCTACTGCGGACGAAATCGCAAAAGCAACAGGTGTAAAAGCAATCGGAGTCGCTGTAAACGTAGCGAACGCAGAATCCGCTCAAGCTGGTATCCAAGCTGTTGTGGATAATTTTGGTTCAATAGACGTTCTAGTGAATAACGCTGGTATCACTAAAGATACTCTTATGCTTAGAATGAAACAAGAACAGTGGGACGCTGTAATCGCAGTGAACCTGACGGGAACTTTCAATTGTATCCAAGCTGCTATTAAATTTATGGCAAAAAATCCGAACGGTGGATCCATTATCAACCTTTCCTCTATCGCTGGAGTGAACGGAAATATCGGACAAACTAACTACTCAGCGTCTAAAGCAGGGGTAATCGGTCTGACTAAAGCAGTCGCTTTGGAAATGGCTGGCCGTAAGATCCGTTGTAATGCGATCGCTCCAGGATTTATCGCTACTGAAATGACAGACGCGATCCCTGAAAAGATCCGTACTGCAATGGTAGCTGCGATCCCTTTAAAGAGAGCAGGACAACCAGATGATATCGCGAATACTATCGCGTTCTTAGCTTCTGATATTTCCTCTTTCATTACAGGACAATTGATCGAAGTGAACGGCGGGGGATTCCTCCCAGGTGTCCAAGCCTAA
- the acpP gene encoding acyl carrier protein: MADFEKIKSIIVEQLGVDESEVTPEAHFIDDLGADSLDTVELVMALEEEFGVEISDEDAEKIQTVGDVIKFIDTLKS, encoded by the coding sequence ATGGCAGATTTCGAAAAGATTAAGTCTATTATCGTTGAGCAACTTGGAGTGGATGAGTCTGAAGTGACTCCTGAAGCACACTTCATTGATGACCTTGGTGCAGACTCTCTTGACACAGTTGAACTCGTTATGGCTCTTGAAGAAGAGTTTGGCGTTGAAATTTCCGATGAGGATGCTGAAAAGATCCAAACCGTCGGAGACGTAATTAAGTTCATCGACACTCTAAAGTCCTAA
- the rnc gene encoding ribonuclease III, which yields MIKKKHNQNQNTSDPKTRKDPSLLASELGLKFHKPSYLEIAFIHSSYRNENPQYTEDNERLEFLGDSVLGLVVAKYLYRTNPSANEGELSRKKATLVSTAMLNGLSEKLGLTSYVLLGKGEGRGGAQKKLGANLFESLVGAVYLDQGMEAAEKFILQHLIDYVKSSDKVREATDYKSILQEICQKKFKLLPSYRLLKEIGPDHEKTFYVSVSIRDRHSAEGKGKNKKFAEQDAAKQLLKALKIKV from the coding sequence TTGATAAAAAAAAAGCACAATCAGAATCAAAACACTTCAGATCCTAAAACAAGAAAGGATCCTTCTCTACTTGCGTCTGAGCTTGGTTTAAAATTTCATAAACCTTCTTATTTAGAGATAGCATTCATACATAGTTCTTACAGAAACGAAAATCCACAGTATACAGAAGACAACGAAAGACTTGAGTTTTTAGGAGATTCAGTTCTCGGACTTGTGGTAGCAAAATATTTATACAGAACAAATCCTTCCGCGAATGAAGGGGAACTTTCCAGAAAAAAAGCAACCTTAGTTTCTACAGCAATGTTGAACGGGCTCAGCGAAAAACTGGGACTTACTTCTTACGTTTTATTAGGAAAAGGAGAAGGTCGGGGCGGCGCCCAAAAAAAACTGGGAGCAAACTTATTCGAATCTTTGGTCGGCGCGGTTTATTTAGACCAAGGAATGGAAGCAGCGGAGAAGTTTATACTCCAACATCTTATAGATTACGTTAAAAGTTCCGATAAAGTAAGAGAGGCCACGGATTATAAATCCATTCTCCAGGAAATTTGCCAAAAAAAATTCAAACTTCTACCTTCTTACCGATTACTAAAAGAGATAGGGCCGGATCACGAAAAAACTTTTTACGTTAGTGTATCCATTCGGGACAGACATTCTGCGGAAGGTAAGGGAAAGAATAAAAAGTTCGCGGAACAAGACGCTGCGAAACAATTGTTGAAGGCCTTAAAGATCAAGGTTTAA
- a CDS encoding NUDIX domain-containing protein gives MEFFFKKKGLRVRVAALIRNRKGEILLLQQKKKDAYYWLLPGGGIEFGESAEDALKRELKEELSLDITSANFLFLNESIDPKGNRHLLQLVFLATVKKQDPEVNSKEKAITGFGYFPLGAVLEMDIRPDIKDFLSSGKYKPAPFIRSHWVYDK, from the coding sequence ATGGAATTCTTTTTTAAAAAGAAAGGTTTGCGGGTCCGAGTGGCCGCTTTGATCAGAAACCGTAAGGGAGAGATCCTTCTTTTGCAGCAAAAAAAGAAGGATGCCTATTATTGGTTATTGCCTGGCGGTGGTATAGAATTCGGAGAAAGTGCAGAAGACGCTCTGAAAAGAGAATTGAAAGAAGAACTTTCTTTAGATATTACCAGTGCAAATTTTCTATTTTTGAATGAGTCAATCGACCCTAAGGGAAATCGTCATCTTCTTCAGTTAGTATTCTTAGCCACCGTTAAAAAACAGGATCCGGAAGTGAACTCGAAAGAAAAGGCAATCACAGGATTCGGCTATTTTCCTTTGGGTGCGGTTTTAGAAATGGATATAAGACCGGATATTAAGGATTTTCTTTCTTCCGGAAAATACAAACCGGCTCCTTTTATACGAAGCCATTGGGTATATGATAAATGA
- the aroB gene encoding 3-dehydroquinate synthase, which yields MNPIREVQIRAFSKEYKVQIHSDFRGLGETIKRFYPVSSIFILTERKLSGLFSKFYESELSGLGIPHHEIYIKGGEKNKHILRTAEVYNKLIELGADRKSLILALGGGVVGDFAGFIASTFQRGIRFAQIPTTLLASVDSSVGGKVAVNADLGKNMIGSFYQPEFVYLPLIALSTLPKREWRCGMAEIVKHGLLSGGEYLEKVSSNDKSVYDHTSPELLELIIGSILYKANIVSQDERETGLRKVLNLGHTTAHAIESLTNYRRYSHGEAVSIGLLTAIILSAEKQGLDVSWIEGLKKILKAYDLPYHDKSKSIQVAKHTLHDKKNVGNSVRFVLLQSPGNPIWDIPIELEEIASAFKKQKKMD from the coding sequence ATGAATCCTATTCGGGAAGTACAGATCAGAGCATTTTCAAAAGAATATAAAGTCCAAATCCACTCTGACTTCAGAGGTCTTGGAGAAACGATCAAAAGATTTTATCCCGTTTCTTCCATATTTATACTTACGGAAAGAAAACTTTCAGGACTATTTTCCAAATTTTACGAATCGGAACTTTCGGGTCTTGGAATTCCACATCACGAAATTTATATCAAAGGTGGGGAAAAGAATAAACATATTCTCCGCACTGCAGAAGTTTATAATAAACTGATCGAGCTTGGGGCAGACCGCAAAAGTTTGATCCTTGCATTGGGTGGCGGAGTTGTAGGTGATTTCGCAGGATTTATCGCTTCTACATTCCAAAGAGGAATTCGTTTTGCTCAAATCCCTACAACCTTACTTGCTTCTGTAGATTCTTCTGTGGGTGGAAAAGTAGCAGTGAATGCTGATCTTGGGAAAAACATGATCGGCTCCTTCTACCAACCTGAGTTTGTATATTTGCCTTTGATCGCATTGTCCACTTTACCTAAAAGAGAATGGAGATGTGGAATGGCAGAGATCGTAAAACACGGTCTTTTATCCGGAGGAGAATATCTAGAAAAGGTCAGTTCGAACGATAAGTCTGTGTATGACCATACTTCTCCAGAACTCTTGGAACTGATCATTGGTTCTATTTTATATAAGGCTAATATAGTTTCCCAGGACGAAAGAGAAACCGGTCTAAGAAAAGTTTTAAACCTGGGCCATACTACTGCTCACGCAATAGAATCTCTTACGAATTACAGAAGATATTCTCATGGCGAAGCAGTTTCCATAGGCCTTTTGACTGCGATCATTCTTTCTGCAGAAAAACAAGGACTGGATGTTTCCTGGATAGAAGGTCTTAAAAAAATCCTGAAAGCATACGATCTTCCGTATCACGATAAAAGTAAGTCCATTCAGGTAGCAAAACATACTCTTCATGATAAGAAGAATGTGGGCAACTCAGTCCGATTTGTTCTTCTTCAGTCTCCAGGAAATCCAATTTGGGATATTCCAATTGAGCTGGAGGAGATCGCTTCTGCTTTTAAAAAGCAGAAGAAAATGGATTAG
- a CDS encoding mechanosensitive ion channel family protein, translated as MEEILRLINPISLLNSKERTITEEFVLVAYFILTLVIVYKTFVLSFDRISPPADNSVRYNRRRVTRILFVVVGAVSLLPVIFSGLSYLPTVMGLAGAGIVISLKDITLNYVGWLLIHGSNGFEVGDRIEIEGIKGDVVNIGINRFTLMELSPDPKSEQSTNRLVHLPNHTIILHKVYVVKEKMGFVWDEFRIKIPHSADWEAAEKILNGILKNGSIIDQHKMDYSVRELSKNYLVRLGKTTPIVYMNVEEGGVLFSLRYLTHIKEKRNQKARISREVLKEFGDSGIQLL; from the coding sequence ATGGAAGAAATCCTACGGCTCATAAATCCGATCTCCCTTCTGAATTCGAAGGAAAGAACTATCACGGAAGAGTTCGTTCTGGTCGCATATTTTATCCTAACCTTGGTGATCGTTTATAAAACTTTCGTTTTAAGTTTCGATCGGATCAGTCCTCCTGCTGATAATTCTGTCAGGTATAATCGTAGGCGAGTGACTCGGATCTTGTTTGTGGTTGTGGGAGCAGTGTCCCTTCTGCCCGTAATTTTTTCTGGCCTTTCTTATCTTCCTACTGTGATGGGTCTTGCTGGAGCCGGTATCGTAATCTCCTTAAAAGATATTACTTTGAATTATGTGGGATGGTTGCTTATTCACGGTAGTAACGGTTTTGAAGTAGGGGATAGGATCGAGATCGAAGGTATTAAAGGGGACGTGGTCAATATAGGGATCAATCGTTTTACTTTGATGGAGCTAAGTCCCGATCCTAAATCAGAACAATCTACTAATCGATTGGTGCATCTTCCAAATCATACGATCATTCTTCATAAAGTATATGTGGTGAAGGAAAAAATGGGATTCGTATGGGACGAATTCAGGATTAAGATCCCGCATAGTGCTGATTGGGAAGCTGCCGAAAAAATCCTGAATGGAATTCTGAAAAATGGATCTATCATAGACCAACATAAAATGGATTATTCGGTCAGAGAACTTTCCAAAAATTATTTGGTCCGCTTAGGAAAGACCACACCAATCGTATACATGAATGTAGAAGAAGGTGGAGTGTTATTCTCTCTTCGTTATCTTACTCATATCAAAGAAAAAAGAAATCAAAAGGCAAGGATCTCAAGAGAAGTCCTCAAGGAATTTGGAGACTCCGGGATCCAATTACTATAG
- a CDS encoding tetratricopeptide repeat protein — translation MKQSYSFPWSIRFTKLSLFIIFSLCLSSGEIFSEEISRPEYEKADRLIENQDYKSALKILLEFEKKRPEDDVLLFKIGFSYFRLEEDQKALTYFEKAIRSNSKEAKYYDYYGATLYFSGKIDEAEKQFLKCIELDPKAQKALSMLGAVYAEKRQPSKAKSYFLKALEIDPDDLRANYSLAGLYFNEGELANSQKYFEICYKLDPENYATVSYLIENLYRQEKFDEAEKYKKRLAQIRNTSKDPRISNLKYFRFDTFAIKDYMIVAQEGFAKTGELYYYYVFSVFDKSGKHLKNINLESSAILKEGGFKYIIGMDSIEEGAAKHSTSNIAYPELPSYFELKSVLAEILEGKVNFPYSTTVSPK, via the coding sequence TTGAAACAATCTTATTCATTTCCATGGTCGATCCGTTTTACTAAACTATCCTTGTTTATTATCTTTTCCTTATGTTTATCTTCAGGGGAGATCTTTTCTGAAGAAATTTCCAGGCCGGAATACGAAAAAGCAGATCGACTGATCGAAAATCAGGATTATAAATCCGCATTAAAGATCCTTCTTGAATTCGAAAAGAAAAGGCCGGAAGATGATGTTTTACTATTTAAGATTGGTTTCAGTTATTTCAGATTAGAAGAGGATCAAAAAGCCTTAACATACTTTGAAAAAGCAATCCGATCCAATTCTAAAGAAGCAAAATACTATGATTACTACGGAGCAACACTCTATTTCTCAGGTAAGATAGACGAGGCAGAGAAACAATTCTTAAAATGTATTGAATTGGATCCAAAGGCGCAAAAGGCCCTGAGTATGCTTGGTGCCGTTTATGCAGAAAAAAGACAACCGTCCAAAGCGAAGAGTTATTTTTTAAAGGCCTTAGAAATTGATCCGGATGATCTGAGGGCGAATTATAGTCTTGCAGGTCTTTATTTTAACGAAGGAGAATTAGCGAATTCTCAAAAATATTTCGAGATCTGTTATAAATTGGATCCTGAAAATTATGCCACTGTCAGCTACTTGATAGAAAACTTATATAGACAGGAAAAATTCGACGAAGCGGAGAAGTATAAAAAACGCCTGGCTCAGATCAGGAATACTTCTAAAGATCCTCGTATTTCTAATTTGAAATATTTTCGATTCGATACTTTTGCTATCAAAGATTATATGATAGTTGCTCAGGAAGGTTTTGCTAAAACCGGAGAACTGTATTATTATTATGTTTTTTCGGTATTCGATAAGAGCGGAAAACATTTGAAAAATATAAATCTAGAATCCTCTGCAATTTTAAAAGAAGGGGGTTTCAAATATATTATCGGAATGGATAGTATAGAAGAAGGGGCTGCCAAACATTCTACTTCTAATATTGCGTATCCTGAATTACCTTCCTACTTCGAGTTAAAATCCGTATTGGCAGAAATATTAGAAGGCAAAGTAAATTTTCCCTATAGCACCACCGTTAGTCCAAAATAG